The proteins below come from a single Burkholderia contaminans genomic window:
- a CDS encoding LysR family transcriptional regulator, giving the protein MRLSKIDLNLFVVFDAIYTKRNLTRAAEVLNITQPAVSNALARLRKTLNDPLFVSTPAGMMPTPLAENIVGRVREAMQLLDSSAHEGDVFDPASSTRVFRMSMSDLTEALLLPALGELLQTHAPGMHVRSYTMDRREVATALANGSVDIAIDAPLIGDPHLHQALLVRDRYACMIRDDHPYKGDTLTMDDYLALGHIHVSSRRKGSGHVDAELTRLGLRRTIQMRVQHYMVAPLIAMRSDLALTAPLRLLQRYPARILELPFEMPGLEYFCYWHRSADQDQGSRWLREQLMTLMGGIGDVQ; this is encoded by the coding sequence ATGCGCCTTTCGAAGATTGACCTGAACCTGTTCGTCGTATTCGACGCGATCTACACCAAGCGCAACCTGACCCGCGCGGCCGAGGTGCTGAACATCACGCAGCCGGCCGTCAGCAACGCGCTGGCGCGGCTGCGCAAGACCCTGAACGATCCGCTGTTCGTCAGCACGCCGGCCGGGATGATGCCGACGCCGCTGGCCGAGAACATCGTCGGCCGCGTGCGCGAGGCGATGCAGCTGCTCGACTCGAGCGCGCACGAAGGCGACGTGTTCGATCCGGCGTCGTCCACGCGCGTGTTCCGGATGAGCATGAGCGACCTGACCGAGGCGCTGCTGTTGCCCGCGCTCGGCGAACTGCTGCAGACGCATGCGCCCGGCATGCACGTGCGCAGCTACACGATGGACCGCCGCGAAGTCGCGACCGCGCTCGCGAACGGCTCCGTCGACATCGCGATCGATGCGCCACTGATCGGCGATCCGCATCTGCACCAGGCGCTGCTCGTGCGCGACCGCTATGCGTGCATGATCCGCGACGATCATCCGTACAAGGGCGACACGCTCACCATGGACGACTACCTTGCGCTGGGGCACATCCACGTGTCGAGCCGCCGCAAGGGCAGCGGGCACGTCGACGCGGAGCTGACACGCCTCGGGCTGCGCCGCACCATCCAGATGCGCGTGCAGCACTACATGGTCGCGCCGCTGATCGCGATGCGCAGCGATCTCGCGCTGACCGCGCCGCTGCGGCTGCTGCAGCGCTATCCCGCACGCATTCTCGAACTGCCGTTCGAGATGCCGGGCCTCGAATACTTCTGCTACTGGCATCGCAGCGCCGATCAGGATCAGGGCAGCCGGTGGCTGCGCGAGCAACTGATGACGCTGATGGGCGGGATCGGCGACGTGCAGTGA
- a CDS encoding DNA polymerase II has protein sequence MTAFEQGFILTRHWRDTASGIEIEFWLATEHGPRRVRLRPQEAVAFIPAEQQALAERALAGEREAELRPLALRDFRQRPVVGLYCKRYRHLSGLQKRLAAAGVDVYEADVQPPDRYAMERFITACVQFRGQPDRDGTLTGAELKTATGYRPALRCVSLDIETSVHGELYSIALEGCGQRQVYMLGPPNGADSDEANAIDFRLDYCDSRPAMLARLNEWFDEHDPDAVIGWNLVQFDLRILHAHSEQYGIPLKLGRGGSVLDWRAHGQQPDHFFAGAAGRLILDGIDMLKSATWTFPSFSLEYVSQALLGEGKSIDNPYQRMDEIQRRFDHDKPALARYNLKDCELVTRIFDKADLLSFALERASVTGLAADRTGGSVAAFTHLYLPRMHRLGYVAPNLGDVTGQNSPGGFVMDSRPGLYDSVLVFDYKSLYPSIIRTFLIDPVGLIEGLANPGDDASVPGFLGARFSRTAHCLPDVVRRVWEGRDVAKRQRNAPLSQALKIIMNSFYGVLGSTGCRFFDPRLASSITMRGHEIMHRTRELIEAQGYEVIYGDTDSTFVWLGRAHDDDEAGAKGRALVEHVNRWWQTHLRETFGLESALELQYERHYRRFLMPTVRGAEEGSKKRYAGLAAAADGGEDLVFKGLETVRTDWTPLAQQFQRELYRRVFSREPYQDFIRDTVRRTLAGEFDDQLVYRKRVRRPLREYERNVPPHVRAARIADEFNQAQGRPLQYQRGGWISYVMTTAGPEPLETMRSPIDYAFYLSRQLQPVADAILPFLRDDFERVISGQGQLFQE, from the coding sequence TTGACGGCGTTCGAGCAGGGCTTCATCCTTACCCGCCACTGGCGGGACACCGCATCCGGCATCGAGATCGAGTTCTGGCTGGCAACCGAACACGGTCCGCGCCGCGTGCGGCTGCGCCCGCAGGAAGCCGTCGCGTTCATCCCGGCCGAGCAGCAGGCGCTTGCCGAACGCGCGCTGGCAGGCGAGCGCGAAGCCGAGTTGCGCCCGCTCGCGCTGCGCGACTTCCGGCAGCGCCCGGTCGTCGGCCTCTATTGCAAGCGCTATCGCCATCTGTCCGGGCTGCAGAAGCGCCTGGCGGCCGCCGGCGTCGACGTCTATGAAGCCGACGTGCAGCCGCCCGACCGCTACGCGATGGAGCGCTTCATCACGGCCTGCGTGCAGTTTCGCGGGCAGCCCGATCGCGACGGCACGCTGACCGGCGCCGAGCTGAAAACCGCGACCGGCTATCGCCCGGCGCTGCGCTGCGTGTCGCTCGACATCGAAACGAGCGTGCACGGCGAGCTGTATTCGATCGCGCTCGAAGGCTGCGGGCAACGGCAGGTCTACATGCTCGGTCCGCCGAACGGAGCAGACAGCGACGAAGCAAATGCCATCGACTTCCGCCTCGACTACTGCGACAGCCGGCCAGCGATGCTCGCGCGGCTCAACGAATGGTTCGACGAACACGATCCCGATGCGGTGATCGGCTGGAACCTCGTGCAGTTCGACCTGCGCATCCTGCATGCGCATTCGGAGCAATACGGGATCCCGCTGAAGCTCGGGCGCGGCGGCAGCGTGCTCGACTGGCGCGCGCACGGCCAGCAGCCCGATCATTTCTTCGCGGGCGCGGCCGGCCGGCTGATCCTCGACGGCATCGACATGCTGAAATCCGCGACGTGGACCTTCCCGTCGTTCAGCCTCGAATACGTGTCGCAGGCGCTGCTCGGCGAAGGCAAGTCGATCGACAACCCGTACCAGCGGATGGACGAGATCCAGCGCCGCTTCGATCACGACAAGCCGGCGCTCGCCCGCTACAACCTGAAGGACTGCGAGCTGGTCACGCGCATCTTCGACAAGGCCGACCTGCTGTCCTTCGCGCTCGAACGCGCGAGCGTGACGGGCCTCGCGGCCGATCGCACCGGCGGGTCAGTCGCGGCCTTCACGCACCTGTACCTGCCGCGCATGCACCGGCTCGGCTATGTCGCGCCGAATCTCGGCGACGTGACGGGGCAGAACAGCCCCGGCGGCTTCGTGATGGATTCGCGCCCCGGGCTCTACGACTCCGTGCTCGTGTTCGACTACAAGAGCCTCTATCCGTCGATCATCCGCACGTTCCTGATCGATCCGGTCGGGCTGATCGAAGGGCTCGCGAATCCCGGCGACGACGCATCGGTGCCCGGCTTTCTCGGCGCACGTTTCTCGCGTACCGCGCATTGCCTGCCCGATGTCGTGCGGCGCGTATGGGAAGGCCGCGACGTTGCGAAGCGGCAGCGCAATGCCCCACTGTCGCAGGCGCTGAAGATCATCATGAATTCGTTCTACGGCGTGCTCGGCTCGACGGGCTGCCGCTTCTTCGACCCGCGCCTCGCGTCGTCGATCACGATGCGCGGCCACGAGATCATGCACCGCACGCGCGAGCTGATCGAAGCGCAGGGTTACGAAGTGATCTACGGCGATACCGATTCGACGTTCGTGTGGCTCGGCCGCGCGCACGATGACGACGAAGCCGGCGCCAAGGGCCGCGCGCTCGTCGAGCACGTGAACCGCTGGTGGCAAACGCATCTGCGCGAAACCTTCGGGCTCGAGAGCGCGTTGGAGCTGCAATACGAGCGGCACTACCGCCGCTTCCTGATGCCGACCGTGCGCGGCGCGGAAGAAGGCAGCAAGAAGCGCTATGCGGGCCTCGCGGCAGCGGCCGATGGTGGCGAGGACCTCGTCTTCAAGGGGCTCGAAACGGTGCGCACCGACTGGACACCGCTCGCGCAGCAGTTCCAGCGCGAGTTGTACCGGCGCGTGTTCAGCCGCGAGCCGTACCAGGATTTCATCCGCGACACCGTGCGACGCACGCTGGCCGGCGAATTCGACGACCAGCTCGTCTACCGCAAGCGCGTGCGCCGGCCGCTACGCGAGTACGAACGCAACGTGCCGCCGCACGTGCGCGCGGCGCGGATCGCCGACGAGTTCAACCAGGCGCAGGGCCGGCCGCTGCAGTATCAGCGCGGCGGCTGGATCAGCTACGTGATGACGACGGCCGGCCCCGAACCACTCGAAACCATGCGCTCGCCGATCGACTACGCGTTCTACCTGAGCCGCCAGTTGCAGCCCGTCGCGGACGCGATCCTGCCGTTCCTGCGCGACGATTTCGAGCGCGTGATCTCCGGGCAGGGGCAGTTGTTCCAGGAGTAG
- a CDS encoding acyl-CoA dehydrogenase family protein, whose translation MDFGYTPKVEELRSRVRAFMDAHIVPRIRQWNEEVHAGQYPVSFMEELKARAKAEGLWNLFLPHLKDDEPGMGLTNLEYAPLAEIMGRVGWASEVFNCNAPDTGNMELLHMFATPEQREQWLKPLLRGEIRSAFAMTEPDVASSDATNITTRIERVGNEYVINGRKWFITNAAHPNCKIFIVMGKTDPEAASHQQQSMILVPRDTPGVTIVRNITVVNHHAPEGHCEITFDNVRVPASNLLGEEGSGFALAQARLGPGRIHHCMRSIGAAELALELMVDRAQSRVAFGKPLNKHGTVGEWIARSRIEIEQARLLVLKAAWMIDKVGAKAARKEISMIKALVPTVYTDVCDRAMQVFGAAGLSPDTPLADHWTWGRALRFADGPDEVHLQAIARMEIKDGEPGATAAYLTPPLRG comes from the coding sequence ATGGACTTTGGCTACACCCCGAAAGTGGAAGAACTGCGCAGCCGCGTGCGCGCATTCATGGACGCGCACATCGTGCCGCGCATTCGCCAGTGGAACGAGGAAGTGCATGCGGGCCAGTATCCCGTGTCGTTCATGGAGGAACTGAAGGCGCGCGCGAAAGCGGAAGGGCTGTGGAACCTGTTCCTGCCGCACCTGAAGGACGACGAGCCCGGCATGGGCCTGACGAACCTCGAATACGCGCCGCTCGCCGAGATCATGGGGCGGGTGGGCTGGGCGTCGGAAGTGTTCAACTGCAACGCGCCGGACACCGGCAACATGGAACTGCTGCACATGTTCGCGACGCCCGAGCAGCGCGAACAGTGGCTGAAGCCGCTGCTGCGCGGCGAGATCCGCTCGGCGTTCGCGATGACGGAGCCGGATGTGGCGTCGTCGGACGCGACGAACATCACGACGCGCATCGAGCGCGTGGGCAACGAGTACGTGATCAACGGCCGCAAGTGGTTCATCACGAACGCCGCGCATCCGAACTGCAAGATCTTCATCGTGATGGGCAAGACCGATCCCGAGGCCGCGTCGCACCAGCAGCAGAGCATGATCCTCGTGCCGCGCGACACGCCGGGCGTGACGATCGTGCGCAACATCACGGTGGTCAATCACCACGCGCCGGAAGGGCACTGCGAGATCACGTTCGACAACGTACGTGTGCCGGCGAGCAACCTGCTCGGCGAGGAGGGCAGCGGCTTCGCGCTCGCGCAGGCCCGCCTCGGGCCGGGCCGCATCCACCACTGCATGCGTTCGATCGGCGCGGCCGAGCTCGCGCTGGAGCTGATGGTCGACCGCGCGCAGTCGCGCGTCGCGTTCGGCAAGCCGCTGAACAAGCACGGCACGGTCGGCGAATGGATTGCGCGCTCGCGCATTGAGATCGAGCAGGCGCGTCTGCTCGTGCTGAAGGCCGCATGGATGATCGACAAGGTCGGCGCGAAGGCCGCCCGCAAGGAAATCTCGATGATCAAGGCGCTGGTGCCGACCGTGTACACGGACGTGTGCGACCGCGCGATGCAGGTGTTCGGCGCGGCGGGGTTGAGCCCCGATACGCCGCTCGCCGATCACTGGACCTGGGGCCGCGCGCTGCGCTTCGCCGACGGCCCGGACGAGGTGCACCTGCAGGCGATCGCGCGCATGGAAATCAAGGACGGCGAGCCGGGTGCGACGGCCGCGTACCTGACGCCGCCGCTGCGCGGCTGA
- a CDS encoding helix-turn-helix domain-containing protein yields the protein MIDTIRRKRAFTLLSNPRLSIEDVAHEVGFSDAHNFRRAFKRWTGHGPREGQRTAS from the coding sequence GTGATCGATACGATCCGCAGGAAGCGCGCGTTCACGCTGCTGAGCAACCCGCGGCTGTCGATCGAGGATGTCGCGCACGAAGTCGGCTTCAGCGATGCGCACAACTTCCGGCGCGCGTTCAAGCGGTGGACCGGGCACGGGCCGAGAGAGGGGCAGCGCACGGCATCGTGA
- a CDS encoding J domain-containing protein, whose protein sequence is MTARRGTAVAIAPGHEAASLSKAQKAFNTLVQQIEKRRERLGAWEAVMPAFQKKFVDELLPLEQTSTALRIRLLNQLDDAYLQKGLSKAEQHTLSGMIANMAADLLDFSDDAQLKAIHARHSAADHGSHAAAEPRPESTPESPPGEATEDDLDALSPEELMARMQAELDEQFERDMAEHAAREAQRAKRKKAPRQSAALAKREAEQAEASRSIREVYRKLASALHPDRETDPQEQERKTVLMQRVNHAYANGKLLQLLELQLEIEQIDRHAINGLGEDRLARYNGILEDQLRELDQEIQDVETGFRRTYGIAPSVKVAPDTVMRMLTRDIAGTQRSIHDLNLTLREFDDPANVREWLKDMKRQRAFPRFDD, encoded by the coding sequence ATGACCGCACGTCGCGGAACAGCGGTCGCCATCGCGCCCGGCCACGAGGCAGCCAGCCTGTCGAAAGCCCAGAAAGCGTTCAATACGCTCGTCCAGCAGATCGAGAAGCGGCGCGAGCGGCTCGGCGCGTGGGAAGCCGTGATGCCGGCCTTCCAGAAGAAATTCGTCGACGAGCTGTTGCCGCTCGAACAGACGTCGACCGCGCTGCGGATCCGGTTGCTCAATCAGCTCGACGACGCGTATCTGCAGAAAGGATTGAGCAAGGCCGAGCAGCACACCCTGTCCGGGATGATCGCCAACATGGCGGCCGACTTGCTCGACTTCAGCGACGACGCGCAATTGAAGGCCATCCACGCACGGCACAGCGCCGCCGATCACGGCAGCCACGCAGCAGCCGAGCCGAGGCCGGAATCGACGCCGGAATCGCCGCCCGGCGAGGCAACGGAAGACGATCTCGACGCGCTGTCGCCCGAAGAACTCATGGCGCGCATGCAGGCCGAACTCGACGAACAGTTCGAGCGCGACATGGCCGAGCACGCGGCTCGCGAGGCACAGCGCGCCAAGCGCAAGAAAGCGCCCCGGCAATCGGCCGCGCTGGCGAAGCGCGAAGCCGAGCAGGCCGAAGCGAGCCGCTCGATCCGCGAGGTCTACCGGAAGCTGGCGAGCGCGCTGCACCCCGATCGCGAGACCGATCCCCAGGAGCAGGAACGCAAGACCGTGCTGATGCAGCGGGTCAACCACGCTTATGCGAACGGCAAGCTCCTGCAACTGCTGGAATTGCAACTGGAGATCGAGCAGATCGACCGGCACGCGATCAACGGCCTCGGCGAAGACCGGCTCGCGCGCTACAACGGCATCCTGGAAGATCAGCTTCGCGAGCTGGATCAGGAGATCCAGGACGTCGAGACCGGTTTCCGGCGGACTTACGGAATCGCGCCGTCGGTCAAGGTCGCGCCCGATACCGTCATGCGCATGCTCACGCGCGACATCGCGGGCACGCAGCGCAGCATCCACGACCTGAACCTGACGCTGCGCGAGTTCGACGATCCAGCGAACGTCAGGGAATGGCTGAAGGACATGAAGCGCCAGCGCGCATTCCCGCGTTTCGACGACTAG
- a CDS encoding DUF4148 domain-containing protein → MKSIIVTIATVAATATALLAAPAVSYAQSSHSTLTRAQVRQELFDLESVGYEPIAGDGDNYPGDIVAAQERLAAKRLAEHKSAEAAYGSNGAAGTESGAPAVAVVKP, encoded by the coding sequence GTGAAATCCATCATCGTCACCATCGCCACCGTCGCCGCTACCGCCACCGCCCTCCTCGCCGCACCGGCCGTGTCGTACGCGCAGTCGTCGCATTCGACGCTCACGCGTGCGCAGGTGCGCCAGGAATTGTTCGACCTCGAATCGGTCGGCTACGAGCCGATCGCCGGTGATGGCGACAACTATCCGGGCGACATCGTCGCCGCACAGGAGCGCCTGGCTGCCAAGCGGCTGGCCGAGCACAAGAGCGCCGAAGCAGCCTACGGGTCGAACGGTGCGGCCGGCACGGAGTCGGGCGCGCCGGCGGTTGCGGTGGTGAAGCCGTAA
- a CDS encoding SDR family NAD(P)-dependent oxidoreductase, with amino-acid sequence MKIDSYVGQAVMITGAASGFGALLASELAAMGARVALGDLNGDALERVAAPLRAAGADVIAQRCDVRVEAEVASLVQAAAERFGRLDVGINNAGIAPPMKALIDTDEADLDLSFAVNAKGVFFGMKHQIRQMLAQRSGVILNVASMAGLGGAPKLAAYAASKHAVVGLTKTAAIEYARHGIRVNAVCPFYSTTPMVTDSDIGDRQDFLAQGSPMKRLGRPEEIVATMLTLCAKENTYLTGQAVAVDGGVSAF; translated from the coding sequence ATGAAGATCGACAGCTACGTAGGGCAAGCCGTGATGATCACCGGCGCCGCGAGCGGCTTCGGCGCGTTGCTCGCGAGCGAGCTGGCCGCGATGGGCGCGCGCGTCGCGCTCGGCGACCTGAACGGCGACGCGCTCGAACGCGTGGCCGCGCCGCTGCGCGCGGCCGGCGCCGACGTGATCGCGCAACGCTGCGACGTGCGCGTCGAGGCGGAGGTTGCATCGCTGGTACAGGCGGCGGCCGAGCGTTTCGGCCGGCTCGACGTCGGCATCAACAACGCGGGCATCGCACCGCCGATGAAGGCGCTGATCGACACCGACGAAGCCGATCTCGACCTGAGCTTCGCGGTGAACGCGAAGGGCGTGTTCTTCGGGATGAAGCACCAGATCCGCCAGATGCTCGCGCAGCGCTCGGGCGTGATCCTGAACGTCGCGTCGATGGCCGGGCTCGGCGGCGCGCCGAAGCTGGCGGCCTACGCGGCGTCCAAGCATGCGGTGGTCGGGCTCACGAAGACGGCGGCCATCGAATACGCGCGCCACGGCATTCGCGTGAATGCGGTGTGCCCGTTCTACAGCACGACGCCGATGGTCACCGACAGCGATATCGGCGACCGCCAGGATTTTCTTGCGCAGGGCTCGCCGATGAAGCGGCTCGGCCGGCCCGAGGAAATCGTCGCGACGATGCTGACGCTGTGCGCGAAGGAAAACACGTATCTGACCGGGCAGGCCGTCGCCGTCGACGGCGGTGTCTCGGCCTTCTGA